A DNA window from Caulobacter mirabilis contains the following coding sequences:
- the ccrA gene encoding crotonyl-CoA carboxylase/reductase, which yields MTAAAETLDKTPVKDLYEIGEIPPAFHVPKNMYAWTVRKERHGRPETAMQVEVVPTWEIGEDEVLVLVMAAGVNYNGVWAALGEPISPLDGHKHPYHIAGSDASGIVWKVGSKVKRWNLGDEVVIHCNQDDGDDEECNGGDPMFSSSQRIWGYETPDGSFAQFCRVQSRQLMPRPKHLTWEEAACYTLTLATAYRMLFGHKPHELKPGQNVLVWGASGGLGVFAVQLAAVAGAHAIGVVSDDDKIDYVLSQGAKAVLNRKNFNCWGQLPTVNGPEFSDYMKETRKFGKAIWQITGNKDVDLVFEHPGEATFPVSVFLVKRGGMVAICAGTSGYNLTMDARFLWMRQKRVQGSHFANLMQASAANQLVIDRRVDPCLSEVFTWEDIPAAHEKMLDNKHLPGNMGVLVCAQRPGLRTFEEVQEISAERGA from the coding sequence ATGACCGCCGCCGCCGAGACCCTGGACAAGACCCCCGTCAAGGACCTGTACGAGATCGGCGAGATCCCGCCGGCCTTCCACGTGCCGAAAAACATGTACGCCTGGACCGTGCGCAAGGAGCGCCACGGGCGTCCCGAGACCGCCATGCAGGTCGAGGTGGTGCCGACCTGGGAGATCGGCGAGGACGAGGTGCTGGTGCTCGTGATGGCCGCGGGCGTGAACTACAACGGCGTCTGGGCCGCGCTCGGCGAGCCGATCAGCCCGCTCGACGGCCACAAGCATCCCTACCATATCGCCGGGTCCGACGCCTCGGGCATCGTCTGGAAGGTCGGCTCCAAGGTCAAACGCTGGAACCTCGGCGACGAGGTGGTCATCCACTGCAATCAGGACGACGGCGACGACGAGGAGTGCAACGGCGGCGACCCGATGTTCTCGTCCAGCCAGCGCATCTGGGGCTACGAGACCCCGGACGGCAGCTTCGCCCAGTTCTGCCGCGTGCAGTCGCGCCAGCTGATGCCCCGTCCCAAGCACCTGACCTGGGAAGAGGCCGCCTGCTACACCCTGACCCTGGCCACCGCCTACCGCATGCTGTTCGGCCACAAGCCGCACGAGCTGAAGCCCGGCCAGAACGTGCTGGTTTGGGGCGCCTCCGGCGGCCTGGGCGTGTTCGCGGTGCAGCTGGCGGCGGTCGCCGGCGCCCACGCCATCGGCGTGGTCAGCGACGACGACAAGATCGACTACGTCCTCAGCCAGGGCGCCAAGGCGGTGCTGAACCGCAAGAACTTCAACTGCTGGGGCCAGCTGCCGACGGTCAACGGGCCGGAGTTCTCCGACTACATGAAGGAGACCCGCAAGTTCGGGAAGGCGATCTGGCAGATCACCGGCAACAAGGACGTCGACCTGGTGTTCGAGCATCCGGGCGAGGCGACCTTCCCGGTGTCGGTGTTCCTGGTGAAACGCGGCGGCATGGTCGCCATCTGCGCCGGGACCAGCGGCTACAACCTGACTATGGACGCCCGCTTCCTGTGGATGCGCCAGAAGCGGGTCCAGGGCAGCCACTTCGCCAACCTGATGCAGGCGAGCGCCGCCAACCAGCTGGTCATCGACCGCCGCGTCGACCCCTGCCTGTCGGAGGTCTTCACCTGGGAGGACATCCCGGCGGCGCACGAGAAGATGCTCGACAACAAGCACCTCCCCGGAAACATGGGCGTGCTGGTCTGCGCCCAGCGCCCTGGGCTGCGGACGTTCGAAGAGGTGCAGGAGATCTCGGCGGAGCGCGGGGCTTAG
- a CDS encoding alpha-amylase family glycosyl hydrolase yields the protein MGTTTLWWRGATVYQIYVRSFFDSDGDGHGDLPGVLAKLDYLADLGVDAIWLSPVHPSPNRDWGYDVSDYEAIHSDYGSTADLETLIAAAHAHGIRVLLDEVLAHTSDEHAWFRDSLTGGGKADWYVWADLKPDGTAPNNWLSAFGGPAWAYQPLRRKAYHHKFLRQQPKLNWRHPDARAAALNVLDFWLAKGVDGFRLDVANAYLHDDALTDNPVEASEAGWRWSAAANFQKHWMDSNLVENIEALDAVRRTVDAYPDRFVFGEFSEEAERSGGFADPETGLHAGYSFPLLHARKLGPDFIRRHFEMLARFERHWPCVSFCNHDVPRTASRFGDASPPLARLLLALLLALRGTVLLYQGEELGLPEADLTREQLRDPVGDLYWPAHKGRDGCRTPMPWAPGHAHGFTTGTPWLPAAPEHAALTAAEQERDPHSTLNFTRRLLFLRKAEAALRLGTLRFVEAPPPLLVFEREWDGRRLLCQFNMSDQPVAADLPGETLMLNGEATEAGLAAYGARISRL from the coding sequence ATGGGAACGACGACGCTCTGGTGGCGCGGCGCGACGGTCTACCAGATCTACGTCCGCAGCTTCTTCGACAGCGACGGCGACGGCCATGGCGACCTGCCCGGCGTGCTGGCCAAGCTCGACTACCTCGCCGACCTCGGCGTCGACGCGATCTGGCTGTCGCCGGTCCACCCCTCCCCGAACCGGGACTGGGGCTACGACGTCTCGGACTACGAGGCCATACATTCCGACTACGGATCGACGGCGGATCTGGAAACCCTGATCGCGGCCGCCCACGCCCACGGGATCCGGGTGCTGCTGGACGAGGTGCTGGCGCACACCTCCGACGAGCACGCCTGGTTCCGCGACAGCCTGACCGGCGGCGGCAAGGCCGACTGGTATGTCTGGGCCGATCTCAAACCCGACGGCACGGCGCCGAACAATTGGCTCAGCGCCTTCGGCGGGCCGGCCTGGGCCTACCAGCCGCTGCGGCGGAAGGCCTATCATCACAAGTTCCTGCGCCAGCAGCCGAAGCTGAACTGGCGGCATCCGGACGCGCGGGCGGCGGCGCTGAACGTGCTCGACTTCTGGCTGGCCAAGGGCGTCGACGGCTTCCGGCTGGACGTCGCCAACGCCTACCTTCACGACGACGCCCTGACCGACAACCCCGTCGAGGCCAGCGAGGCAGGCTGGCGCTGGAGCGCGGCGGCCAACTTCCAGAAGCACTGGATGGACTCCAATCTGGTCGAGAATATCGAGGCGCTCGACGCCGTGCGGCGGACCGTGGACGCCTATCCGGACCGGTTCGTGTTCGGCGAATTCTCGGAAGAGGCGGAGCGATCGGGCGGGTTCGCCGATCCGGAGACGGGCCTGCACGCCGGCTACAGCTTCCCGCTGCTTCACGCCCGAAAACTGGGACCGGACTTCATCCGGCGGCATTTCGAAATGCTGGCGCGGTTCGAGCGCCACTGGCCGTGCGTGTCGTTCTGCAACCACGACGTCCCGCGGACGGCGAGCCGGTTCGGCGACGCCTCCCCGCCCCTGGCCCGGCTGCTGCTGGCGCTGCTGCTCGCCCTGCGCGGCACGGTCCTGCTCTACCAGGGCGAGGAGTTGGGCCTGCCCGAGGCCGACCTGACCCGCGAACAGCTGCGCGATCCGGTCGGAGACCTCTACTGGCCGGCGCACAAGGGGCGCGATGGCTGCCGCACGCCGATGCCCTGGGCGCCCGGGCACGCCCATGGTTTCACCACCGGAACGCCCTGGCTGCCGGCGGCGCCGGAGCATGCGGCGCTGACGGCGGCGGAGCAGGAGCGGGACCCGCATTCGACGCTGAACTTCACCCGCCGGCTGCTCTTCCTGCGAAAGGCCGAAGCGGCGCTGCGACTGGGAACGCTGCGGTTCGTGGAGGCGCCGCCGCCGCTGCTGGTCTTCGAGCGGGAATGGGACGGCCGGCGGCTGCTCTGCCAGTTCAACATGAGCGACCAGCCCGTCGCCGCCGACCTGCCCGGCGAGACCCTGATGCTGAACGGCGAAGCGACGGAGGCGGGTCTGGCGGCCTACGGCGCAAGGATCAGCCGACTCTGA
- a CDS encoding NAD-dependent epimerase/dehydratase family protein, translated as MTVLVLGGTGFIGGPVVRRLTEVGETVALHRGGRSAPAGAVNLVADRGDPRAVLAGVRAHRVTTVVDMMAMTEADTLPLFEVLAGEIGRYVLASSADVYRNYEGLHRKAAPEPIREPLAEDSPLRTTRHPYRLTEPRAADDPQKMFDDYDKIPLEQALLAQSGFDGTVARLPMVFGPGDRQRRFAWLIAPMAAGRAEIAAPAAWLDWRTSYGFVEDVAAGLALAATHPAAGGRVYNIGPAEPLSHRDWAARLADVMRWEGRLVEAGEPSGPLAGLDLAYPLVTDTARIRAELGYEEAMAPGEALRLTIADELAREG; from the coding sequence ATGACCGTCCTCGTCCTGGGCGGAACCGGCTTCATCGGCGGGCCTGTCGTCCGTCGGCTGACGGAAGTCGGAGAGACGGTCGCGCTGCATCGGGGCGGCCGGTCCGCGCCGGCCGGCGCCGTGAACCTGGTCGCCGACCGGGGCGATCCTCGCGCCGTCCTGGCCGGCGTCCGCGCGCATCGGGTCACGACCGTCGTCGACATGATGGCCATGACCGAGGCCGACACCTTGCCGCTGTTCGAAGTTCTGGCCGGCGAGATCGGGCGATACGTCCTGGCCAGCTCGGCCGACGTCTATCGCAACTACGAGGGGCTTCACCGCAAGGCCGCGCCCGAACCGATCCGCGAGCCTCTGGCCGAGGACTCGCCGTTGCGGACGACCCGCCATCCCTACCGTCTGACCGAGCCCCGCGCGGCGGACGATCCGCAGAAGATGTTCGACGACTACGACAAGATCCCGCTGGAGCAGGCGCTGCTCGCCCAGTCCGGCTTCGACGGGACAGTCGCGCGGCTGCCGATGGTGTTCGGGCCCGGGGATCGGCAGCGGCGGTTCGCCTGGCTGATCGCGCCGATGGCCGCGGGCCGGGCCGAGATCGCCGCGCCGGCCGCCTGGCTCGACTGGCGCACCAGCTACGGCTTCGTGGAAGACGTCGCGGCCGGCCTGGCCCTGGCGGCGACGCATCCGGCGGCCGGCGGGCGCGTCTACAACATCGGCCCTGCGGAACCGCTGTCGCATCGCGATTGGGCGGCGCGGCTCGCCGATGTGATGAGGTGGGAGGGGCGACTGGTCGAGGCAGGCGAGCCGAGCGGGCCGCTGGCCGGGCTTGATCTGGCCTATCCGCTGGTCACCGACACCGCCCGCATCCGCGCCGAGCTCGGGTACGAAGAGGCCATGGCGCCGGGTGAGGCGCTGCGGCTTACGATCGCCGACGAACTGGCGCGCGAAGGCTAG
- a CDS encoding serine hydrolase domain-containing protein: protein MTYDRRSLLIAATGAAMTAPAWVRAEAAEPTADPIPGILAATGQPALTWVGVGTKGVEASGFGGVRRIGAADKVAQDDLWHLGSNGKAMTAALYGRLVEAGRAKWGATVPELFPDLTIDPAWAKTTVEQLLGHRAGVEEESFMESGWLLAAHADRRPIREQRMDLARTILAKPPAGTPGAYAYANFNYVIVGAAMERILNQSWEDGIVTRLFKPLGIKSAGFGAPLGAQPWGHYLDEPVALGKPAKLTPVDPAGLADNPPALGPAGRIHMSMSDYARFARLFLARGDGVLKPETVERLVTPVPGAGQAYALGWIVIDKAPWAGGGPVLTHDGSNGMWHASTLVAPARGQALLVASNGPVETTAVLRLMQTLRRQRLPAAG from the coding sequence ATGACCTACGACAGACGCAGCCTGCTGATCGCCGCGACCGGCGCCGCGATGACCGCGCCGGCCTGGGTCCGCGCTGAAGCCGCCGAGCCGACCGCCGACCCGATCCCCGGCATTCTGGCGGCGACCGGTCAGCCCGCCCTGACCTGGGTTGGGGTCGGGACGAAGGGCGTCGAGGCTTCCGGCTTCGGGGGCGTTCGCCGGATCGGGGCGGCTGACAAGGTGGCTCAGGACGATCTCTGGCACCTCGGCTCGAACGGCAAGGCGATGACGGCCGCTCTGTACGGCCGGCTGGTCGAGGCCGGACGCGCCAAGTGGGGCGCGACGGTCCCCGAACTGTTCCCGGATCTGACGATCGATCCGGCCTGGGCCAAGACCACGGTCGAGCAGCTGCTCGGCCACCGGGCCGGCGTCGAGGAAGAGTCGTTCATGGAGAGCGGGTGGTTGTTGGCGGCGCATGCCGACCGTCGGCCGATCCGCGAGCAGCGCATGGATCTCGCCCGCACGATCCTGGCCAAGCCGCCGGCGGGAACGCCGGGCGCCTATGCCTACGCCAACTTCAACTACGTCATCGTCGGCGCGGCCATGGAGCGGATCCTGAACCAGAGCTGGGAGGACGGGATCGTCACCCGCCTGTTCAAGCCGCTGGGGATCAAGAGCGCCGGCTTCGGCGCGCCGCTCGGCGCCCAGCCCTGGGGACATTATCTGGACGAGCCTGTCGCCCTGGGGAAGCCGGCCAAGCTGACGCCGGTCGACCCCGCCGGTCTTGCCGACAACCCGCCGGCGCTCGGCCCCGCGGGCCGGATCCACATGTCGATGTCGGACTACGCCCGCTTCGCGCGCCTGTTCTTGGCGCGCGGCGACGGCGTGCTGAAACCCGAGACCGTCGAGCGCCTGGTCACGCCGGTTCCGGGCGCGGGACAGGCCTACGCCCTGGGCTGGATCGTGATCGACAAGGCCCCCTGGGCGGGCGGCGGTCCCGTCCTGACGCACGACGGCTCCAACGGGATGTGGCACGCCAGCACCCTGGTCGCCCCGGCGCGCGGCCAGGCGCTCCTGGTCGCCAGCAACGGGCCGGTCGAGACGACGGCCGTCCTCCGACTGATGCAGACGCTCCGCCGGCAGCGGTTGCCGGCCGCCGGATGA
- a CDS encoding MFS transporter: MVRAGGGVFAIVLCLLAAALEGFDIASMGVAAPKMVPALGLSKPEAGMAFSASLLGLLIGAAACGTMADRWGRKPVLLAAVIVYGLFSLATAFVADYDLLLAVRFVTGLGLGGAMPMLIAIASELAPERRRTAVVSAVTAGMPIGGALVGLLARTDLALADWRLIFIVGGIAPLIMAVVLWLWLPETRRADAAPAPKGAGLAALFGRDRLATTLSLWISYAAIALVLHLFLNWLPILIVDRGFEAKAAAGVSTLFNLGGAAGGLLAGLVIDRFGARWPLALLFALLIGALFALASPTAGIAATSVLAFAVGFLIMAGQFGLYGLGPSYYAPAVRGTGVGAAIAAGRFGSAVGPFAAGELLGAGASGSQVVWFTVPVVLLCAAAAMTLTVAGKRAA, translated from the coding sequence ATGGTTCGTGCGGGCGGCGGCGTGTTCGCGATCGTGCTGTGCCTGCTGGCGGCGGCGCTGGAAGGCTTCGATATCGCCTCGATGGGCGTGGCCGCGCCGAAGATGGTCCCGGCGCTGGGCCTGTCGAAGCCGGAGGCGGGGATGGCCTTCAGCGCCAGCCTGCTGGGCCTGTTGATCGGCGCCGCGGCCTGCGGGACCATGGCGGACCGCTGGGGGCGCAAGCCGGTGCTGCTGGCGGCGGTCATCGTCTACGGCCTGTTCTCGCTCGCGACAGCCTTCGTGGCCGACTACGACCTGCTGCTGGCGGTGCGCTTCGTCACCGGCCTGGGCCTGGGCGGGGCGATGCCCATGCTGATCGCCATCGCCTCCGAGCTGGCGCCCGAGCGACGGCGCACGGCGGTGGTCAGCGCGGTGACGGCGGGGATGCCGATCGGCGGGGCGCTGGTCGGCCTGCTGGCGCGGACGGACCTGGCGCTGGCCGACTGGCGGCTGATCTTCATCGTCGGCGGGATCGCGCCGCTGATCATGGCGGTGGTCCTGTGGCTGTGGCTGCCGGAGACGCGGCGGGCCGACGCCGCCCCCGCGCCGAAAGGCGCCGGGCTGGCCGCGCTCTTCGGACGCGATCGGCTGGCGACGACGCTGAGCCTCTGGATTTCCTACGCCGCCATCGCCCTGGTGCTGCACCTGTTCCTGAACTGGCTGCCGATCCTGATCGTCGACCGGGGTTTCGAGGCCAAGGCGGCGGCCGGGGTCTCGACCCTGTTCAACCTCGGCGGCGCGGCGGGCGGGCTGCTGGCCGGCCTGGTCATCGACCGGTTCGGCGCGCGCTGGCCGCTGGCGCTGCTGTTCGCCCTGCTGATCGGAGCGCTGTTCGCGCTGGCCTCGCCGACGGCCGGGATCGCCGCGACCAGCGTCCTGGCCTTCGCGGTCGGCTTCCTGATCATGGCCGGCCAGTTCGGCCTCTACGGCCTGGGCCCGAGCTACTACGCCCCGGCGGTGCGGGGGACGGGCGTCGGCGCGGCCATCGCCGCCGGCCGCTTCGGCTCGGCGGTCGGACCGTTCGCGGCCGGCGAGCTGCTCGGCGCGGGGGCCAGCGGCTCGCAGGTGGTCTGGTTCACCGTGCCGGTGGTGCTGCTCTGCGCCGCCGCGGCGATGACGCTGACAGTCGCGGGGAAGCGGGCGGCATGA
- a CDS encoding serine hydrolase domain-containing protein, producing MINRRLLLAAGPAVAFGLAGCSREGAGAPSGSLQKILKDTGAPAVAGMVVTAEGVAYLEAAGRRHRGAEDAVTKNDLWHLGSNTKAMTAALYGKLVEDGLARWGATLAELFPDLKLDPAWAKTTIDQVMSHTAGLGDSGYIGRPWLGEARADQRPLEAQRASLIAKALAAPPNGKPGVFEYANMNFVLAGAAIEMLTAEAWETAMRTRLFAPLEMTSAGFGAPLGAQPWGHVRLPLGFGGLIPMDPANKPDNPAAMGPAGNVHTSLTDYAKFLRVFLTDGGGFLKPETVAHLLAPPSGGDYAQGWGVNTKDPWAQGPRYGHEGSNTMWHAVALVAPARKLALVTVSNAFLPEKRNAAYDLLKQLKERFAPA from the coding sequence ATGATCAATCGACGACTGTTGCTGGCGGCCGGTCCGGCCGTGGCCTTCGGCTTGGCCGGTTGTTCCCGAGAAGGAGCGGGCGCGCCGTCCGGCTCCCTGCAGAAGATCCTGAAGGACACCGGCGCGCCGGCCGTGGCCGGCATGGTCGTGACGGCCGAGGGCGTGGCCTACCTGGAGGCCGCCGGCCGCCGCCATCGTGGCGCCGAGGACGCCGTGACCAAGAACGATCTCTGGCATCTTGGCTCGAACACCAAGGCCATGACCGCGGCCCTGTACGGCAAGCTGGTCGAGGACGGCCTGGCCCGCTGGGGGGCGACGCTGGCCGAACTGTTCCCCGACCTGAAGCTGGACCCGGCCTGGGCGAAGACGACGATCGACCAAGTCATGAGCCACACCGCCGGGCTTGGCGACAGCGGCTATATCGGGCGGCCCTGGCTGGGCGAGGCGCGGGCGGACCAGCGGCCGCTGGAAGCCCAGCGCGCCTCGCTGATCGCGAAGGCCCTCGCCGCGCCGCCGAACGGCAAGCCCGGCGTGTTCGAGTACGCCAACATGAATTTCGTGCTCGCCGGGGCGGCGATCGAAATGCTGACCGCCGAGGCCTGGGAAACGGCGATGCGGACGCGGCTGTTTGCGCCGCTGGAGATGACCTCTGCCGGTTTCGGAGCGCCGCTCGGCGCTCAGCCCTGGGGACATGTGCGGCTGCCGCTCGGCTTCGGCGGTCTGATCCCGATGGATCCGGCCAACAAGCCCGACAATCCCGCGGCCATGGGGCCTGCGGGCAACGTGCATACGTCGCTGACCGACTACGCCAAGTTCCTGCGCGTGTTTCTGACCGACGGCGGCGGCTTCCTGAAGCCGGAGACCGTGGCGCATCTTCTCGCGCCGCCGTCCGGCGGCGACTATGCGCAGGGCTGGGGCGTGAACACCAAGGACCCCTGGGCGCAGGGGCCCCGCTACGGCCACGAGGGCTCCAACACCATGTGGCACGCCGTGGCCCTGGTCGCGCCGGCGCGGAAGCTGGCGCTCGTGACCGTGTCCAACGCCTTCCTGCCCGAGAAACGCAACGCCGCCTACGACCTGCTCAAGCAGCTCAAGGAGCGGTTCGCGCCCGCGTGA
- a CDS encoding ABC transporter permease/M1 family aminopeptidase — protein MTNFRRIRQAAGRELVLAAHVAAFEIGRQARQPVVWVAGLLFFGFAVLLMSDDGFLGSPELRRNAPIEVAKALLILGVLYVFVSVALAGEAALRDIRSGFEPLVRATSSRRFTRLLGRFVGMQIVAGGLFLVVASGLLAGAVAPWVEPTAIGPFDWPAIGLAVIVVGLPAVTTPAAVFFALAAWLRSITAVYVALIVGIMILLILPGMMKQAGLPWMEVAATIEPFGMVAFLHDIRFLEPGGNLFHAFQSGLLIVNRVVGLGLSAAMLGLAFLLERREDEARLPPRQDPADAAVQPRLATASRRFGPAAAVLQFLARLRLETRLLLRSPSLIILAGLLLVCAILDLWSHNSLAGTPSLPATRVMADGVRSWLGMLSLIVTAFYAGEIVWRERDRRVDELIDSTPTPDAVILGAKIAAVASVLLILLSTGVLAVMVVQLGKRYFDATPDQYVALIIAPAFLQMVFLGAFSITAAALAPNRFAAWGLTAALLTLSVVAEVMGFAHPLYDFAATPYPTLSEMNPDGDGSKGFIWLSTYWTLWGALLLFGAWLFWRRGRAGPSKALLAQARRRLAGPGGAIAGVLAAATLAVGGYVFMNTNVWAWWATDHEIEAFQADCERDLAPYLDRPEPAIVDMVMKVDIAPSRTRLTAEGVYVIENRTGGPLAQVRLQLPSDADEVRVSVSGARSVLRRETCGLDVLAFDTPLRPGERRRLTFRTEIAPRGFGSSQNRVVRNGTFVDSHELAPVVGVTRRDFLTDADDRRRQGLEPEAPMLEPDAPGARDRNYLRADLAPLDITISTDADQVPVAPGRPVSDVRKDGRRTIRYVSRQPIRTFFSVQSARYEVRRVPHGPVDVAVFFHPGHGRNVDRMIAAMKGGLDVYQREFGPYQFDYLRIVEFPAYGDYGQAFAGTIPISENAGFIADLRSAGNFDYVTNLVLHEVAHQWWAHQVIGADAKGALLLSEGLAEYSAAMAQGRLQGDLQGGRAIDQSWLEYRKGRAERREDEPRLLRVERQAYVAYHRAAVTLAHVRVTIGEAALHRALRRFRDDHAFRAAPYPTSDDLLAVILEETPPKARAKVRALFERVEEPVGIGFAPAAKPSELK, from the coding sequence GTGACGAATTTCCGTAGAATCCGGCAGGCCGCTGGCCGCGAGCTTGTGCTGGCGGCGCATGTCGCCGCGTTCGAGATCGGCCGCCAGGCGCGTCAGCCGGTGGTCTGGGTCGCCGGGCTGCTCTTCTTCGGCTTCGCCGTCCTGCTGATGTCCGACGACGGCTTTCTCGGGTCGCCCGAACTGCGCCGGAATGCGCCGATCGAGGTCGCCAAGGCGCTGCTGATCCTCGGCGTCCTCTATGTCTTCGTCTCCGTGGCCCTGGCGGGCGAGGCGGCGCTCCGCGACATCAGAAGCGGCTTCGAGCCGCTGGTGCGGGCGACCTCCAGCCGGCGTTTCACGCGGCTGCTCGGGCGGTTCGTCGGCATGCAGATCGTCGCCGGCGGCCTGTTCCTGGTCGTGGCCAGCGGCCTCCTGGCGGGCGCCGTCGCGCCCTGGGTCGAGCCGACCGCGATCGGCCCCTTCGACTGGCCGGCGATCGGCCTGGCAGTGATCGTCGTCGGGCTCCCGGCCGTCACGACGCCGGCGGCCGTCTTCTTCGCGCTGGCCGCCTGGCTGCGGTCGATCACCGCGGTCTATGTCGCCCTCATCGTCGGGATCATGATCCTGCTGATCCTGCCGGGCATGATGAAGCAGGCCGGCCTCCCGTGGATGGAGGTCGCGGCCACGATCGAGCCCTTCGGCATGGTCGCCTTCCTGCACGACATCCGATTCCTGGAGCCTGGCGGGAATCTGTTCCATGCGTTCCAGTCGGGGCTCCTGATCGTCAACCGCGTGGTCGGCCTGGGCCTGTCGGCGGCGATGCTGGGCCTCGCCTTCCTGCTGGAGCGGCGAGAGGACGAGGCTCGTCTGCCACCGCGCCAGGATCCCGCCGACGCCGCCGTTCAACCGCGCCTGGCGACGGCGTCGCGCCGTTTCGGGCCGGCCGCCGCCGTCCTTCAGTTTCTCGCGCGGCTGAGGCTGGAGACGCGGCTTCTTCTGCGCAGCCCGTCGCTGATCATCCTGGCGGGGCTGTTGCTGGTCTGCGCGATCCTGGACCTCTGGTCCCACAACAGCCTGGCCGGCACGCCGAGCCTGCCGGCCACCCGGGTCATGGCGGACGGGGTGCGCTCCTGGCTCGGAATGCTCTCGCTGATCGTGACCGCCTTCTATGCGGGCGAGATCGTCTGGCGCGAACGGGACCGTCGCGTGGACGAGCTGATCGACTCCACGCCGACCCCGGACGCGGTCATCCTGGGGGCGAAGATCGCGGCGGTGGCGTCGGTGTTGCTGATCCTGCTGTCGACGGGCGTCCTGGCGGTGATGGTCGTCCAGCTCGGCAAGCGCTACTTCGACGCCACGCCGGACCAGTATGTCGCCCTGATCATCGCGCCCGCCTTCCTGCAGATGGTCTTCCTCGGCGCCTTCTCGATCACCGCCGCGGCCCTGGCCCCCAACCGCTTCGCGGCCTGGGGGCTGACGGCCGCGCTGCTGACGCTCAGCGTCGTCGCCGAGGTCATGGGGTTCGCGCACCCGCTCTACGACTTCGCCGCGACGCCCTATCCGACCCTCTCGGAGATGAATCCCGACGGTGATGGATCGAAGGGGTTCATCTGGCTGTCGACCTACTGGACACTGTGGGGCGCGCTGCTGCTGTTCGGCGCCTGGCTCTTCTGGCGGCGGGGCCGCGCGGGGCCCTCGAAGGCGCTCCTGGCCCAGGCGCGCCGACGGCTGGCCGGTCCGGGCGGCGCGATCGCCGGCGTCCTCGCGGCCGCGACCCTGGCGGTCGGCGGCTACGTTTTCATGAACACCAACGTCTGGGCCTGGTGGGCGACCGATCACGAGATCGAGGCGTTCCAGGCCGATTGCGAACGCGATCTGGCGCCCTATCTGGATCGGCCCGAACCCGCGATCGTCGACATGGTCATGAAGGTCGACATCGCCCCCAGCCGAACCCGCCTGACGGCCGAGGGCGTCTATGTGATCGAGAACCGGACCGGCGGGCCGCTGGCGCAGGTTCGCCTGCAACTCCCGTCGGATGCAGACGAGGTCCGGGTCTCCGTTTCAGGCGCGCGCAGCGTCCTGAGGCGCGAGACCTGCGGCCTTGATGTGCTGGCGTTCGATACGCCCCTGCGTCCGGGAGAGCGGCGGCGGCTGACCTTCCGCACCGAGATCGCGCCCCGCGGCTTCGGCTCCAGCCAGAACCGGGTGGTGCGCAACGGGACCTTCGTGGACAGCCACGAACTGGCGCCCGTGGTCGGCGTGACCCGCAGGGACTTCCTGACCGACGCCGACGATCGGCGCCGCCAGGGCCTGGAGCCCGAGGCGCCGATGCTGGAGCCGGACGCGCCGGGCGCTCGCGACCGCAACTATCTCCGCGCCGACCTCGCGCCCCTGGACATCACCATCTCGACCGACGCCGACCAGGTTCCCGTCGCGCCCGGCCGGCCGGTCAGCGACGTCCGCAAGGATGGGCGACGGACCATCCGCTACGTCTCGCGGCAGCCGATCCGGACCTTCTTCTCCGTCCAGTCGGCGCGCTACGAGGTTCGGCGCGTCCCGCACGGTCCGGTGGACGTCGCCGTTTTCTTCCATCCGGGACATGGCCGGAACGTCGACCGCATGATCGCCGCGATGAAGGGCGGCCTCGACGTCTATCAGCGGGAGTTCGGCCCCTACCAGTTCGACTACCTGCGGATCGTCGAGTTCCCGGCCTATGGCGACTACGGCCAGGCCTTCGCCGGGACGATTCCGATCTCCGAGAACGCCGGCTTCATCGCCGATCTGCGGAGCGCCGGGAACTTCGACTACGTCACCAACCTCGTGCTGCATGAGGTGGCTCACCAATGGTGGGCGCACCAGGTGATCGGCGCCGACGCCAAGGGGGCGCTGCTGCTGTCCGAGGGACTGGCGGAGTACAGCGCCGCGATGGCCCAGGGGCGTCTCCAGGGCGATCTGCAGGGCGGCCGGGCGATCGATCAGTCCTGGCTGGAGTACCGGAAGGGCCGGGCCGAACGGCGCGAGGATGAGCCCCGCCTGCTGCGCGTCGAACGTCAGGCCTATGTCGCCTATCATCGCGCCGCCGTCACCCTGGCCCATGTGCGGGTGACCATCGGCGAGGCCGCGCTGCATCGCGCCCTGCGCCGCTTCCGCGACGACCACGCCTTCCGCGCCGCGCCCTACCCGACGAGCGACGATCTCCTGGCCGTGATCCTGGAGGAGACGCCGCCGAAGGCGCGCGCCAAGGTCCGAGCGCTGTTCGAGCGCGTCGAAGAGCCTGTGGGTATCGGTTTCGCCCCGGCTGCGAAGCCCTCCGAACTGAAGTAA